A window of the Phaseolus vulgaris cultivar G19833 chromosome 5, P. vulgaris v2.0, whole genome shotgun sequence genome harbors these coding sequences:
- the LOC137834202 gene encoding uncharacterized protein, protein MGLFVKKRLLKRSLIMLFTVNIFFWKERAKMLWFKDGDRNTSFFHAVMKMRNNSRGIHRLRIDNAIIEDPKLIEEHILDFYKTLYAESIFHVQDTSNLEDFIGTYIPEMISSEENMMLIKSPDFLEIKNVVFNLNGNSAASPDGFGGVFYHSCWEIIGTDVCNALQ, encoded by the coding sequence ATGGGCTTAtttgtcaagaaaagattgctcaagaggagcttgatcatgctcttcactgtcaatatctttttttggaaagaaagggctaagaTGCTTTGGTTTAAAGATGGGGATAGAAATACTTCTTTTTTCCATGCTGTGATGAAAATGAGAAATAATTCTAGAGGGATTCATCGTCTAAGGATTGATAATGCAATTATTGAGGATCCTAAACTCATTGAAGAACATATTTTGGACTTCTATAAAACTCTTTATGCCGAGTCTATTTTTCATGTGCAGGATACAAGCAAtttggaagattttattggtacttatattcctgagATGAtttcctctgaggagaatatgatgttgattaaatctcctgattttttggaaatcaagaatgttgtttttaaccttaatggtaatagtgctGCTAGTCccgatggttttggtggtgttttttaTCACTCTTGttgggaaattattgggacagatgtttgcaatgctctccaatag